The following are from one region of the Bradyrhizobium sediminis genome:
- a CDS encoding FAD-binding oxidoreductase, translated as MNILQPSTPPPLSPELIGRFRSIVGDKYAVTDQADIAPYVTEERDLFRGRSPLVLRPGSTAEVSAICKLATEHRIALVPQGGNTGLVGGQTPHNGEVVVSLRRMDKIRDIDTASNTMTCEAGVVLQIAQQRASEVDRLFPLSLGAEGSCTIGGNLSTNAGGTTALAYGVAREMALGLEVVLADGRILNGLSKLKKDNTGYDLRNLFIGAEGTLGIITAATLKLFPKPRAVETAFVGLKSPADALKLLSISQNEAAGTLTSFELLADIAVGFSVRHGIDVRHPLAGQHPWYVLMELSSPRDDARATLEAILARGFDDGIVDDAVIAANLSQRSGFWKLRDEMSAAQKPEGGSIKHDISVPVAAVPAFIAEANAAVVKLIPGSRPVPFGHLGDGNIHYNVSQPVGGDTADFMGRWHEVNAVVFDIVLRMGGSISAEHGIGVLKRDELPDVKDKVAIELMRGIKAMLDPLGIMNPGKVL; from the coding sequence ATGAACATCCTCCAGCCTTCGACGCCGCCACCGCTTTCGCCCGAACTGATCGGGCGATTCCGTTCGATCGTCGGCGACAAATACGCGGTCACGGATCAGGCCGACATCGCGCCTTACGTCACCGAGGAACGCGACCTGTTTCGCGGACGGTCGCCGCTGGTGTTGCGGCCGGGCTCGACCGCGGAAGTCTCCGCCATCTGCAAGCTCGCCACCGAGCACCGGATCGCGCTGGTGCCGCAGGGCGGCAATACCGGCCTCGTCGGCGGCCAGACCCCGCACAATGGCGAGGTGGTGGTATCATTGCGGCGGATGGACAAGATCCGCGACATCGACACCGCCTCCAACACCATGACCTGCGAGGCCGGCGTAGTGCTGCAGATCGCGCAGCAGCGCGCTTCCGAGGTCGACCGGCTGTTTCCGCTGTCGCTCGGCGCGGAAGGAAGCTGCACCATCGGCGGCAACCTGTCCACCAATGCCGGCGGCACCACGGCGCTGGCCTATGGCGTGGCGCGCGAAATGGCGCTCGGGCTGGAAGTGGTGCTGGCCGACGGCCGCATTCTGAACGGGCTGTCGAAGCTGAAAAAGGACAATACCGGCTACGACCTGCGCAACCTCTTCATCGGCGCCGAAGGCACGCTCGGCATCATCACCGCGGCGACCTTGAAACTGTTTCCGAAGCCGCGCGCGGTGGAAACCGCCTTCGTCGGCCTGAAATCGCCAGCCGACGCGCTGAAGCTGCTGTCGATCTCGCAGAACGAGGCCGCGGGCACGCTCACCAGTTTCGAACTGCTGGCCGACATCGCGGTCGGTTTCAGCGTCCGCCACGGCATCGACGTCCGCCATCCCCTCGCCGGCCAGCATCCCTGGTACGTGCTGATGGAGCTGTCGTCGCCGCGCGACGACGCCCGCGCCACGCTGGAAGCGATCCTGGCCAGGGGTTTCGACGACGGCATCGTCGACGACGCCGTGATCGCGGCGAATCTCAGCCAGCGCTCCGGCTTCTGGAAACTGCGCGACGAAATGTCGGCGGCGCAGAAGCCGGAAGGCGGCTCGATCAAGCACGATATTTCGGTGCCGGTCGCGGCGGTGCCCGCCTTCATCGCGGAAGCCAACGCGGCGGTGGTGAAACTGATTCCGGGCTCGCGGCCGGTGCCGTTCGGCCATCTCGGCGACGGCAACATACACTACAATGTCAGCCAGCCTGTTGGCGGCGACACCGCCGACTTCATGGGCCGCTGGCACGAGGTCAACGCGGTCGTGTTCGACATCGTGCTGCGGATGGGCGGCTCAATTTCCGCCGAGCACGGCATCGGCGTGCTCAAGCGCGACGAACTGCCCGACGTCAAGGACAAGGTCGCGATCGAGTTGATGCGCGGCATCAAGGCGATGCTCGACCCGCTCGGCATCATGAACCCCGGCAAGGTGCTGTAA
- a CDS encoding TIGR02301 family protein, with product MLKHILAAFILVSACVSGPARAQDAAAPFDGDLQRLAEILGTLHYLRGICGTNEGPKWRNEMQALIDAETPSGDRRARMIAGFNRGYNGFQQTYRTCTPAASIAIRRYIEEGSKISRDLTARYAN from the coding sequence ATGCTCAAGCACATTCTGGCCGCTTTCATCCTTGTCTCGGCGTGCGTTTCCGGCCCTGCGCGGGCCCAGGATGCGGCTGCGCCGTTCGACGGCGACCTGCAGCGGCTGGCCGAGATCCTCGGCACCCTGCACTATCTCAGGGGCATTTGCGGCACCAACGAAGGCCCCAAATGGCGCAACGAGATGCAGGCGCTGATCGACGCCGAAACCCCCTCCGGCGACCGCCGCGCCCGCATGATCGCGGGCTTCAACCGCGGCTATAACGGCTTTCAGCAGACCTACCGGACCTGCACGCCGGCCGCCTCGATCGCGATCCGACGGTATATCGAGGAAGGCTCGAAGATCTCGCGGGACCTGACCGCCCGCTACGCCAACTGA
- a CDS encoding L-threonylcarbamoyladenylate synthase, with translation MNVALKTRILPAGEAAVAAAASCLAEGGLVAFPTETVYGLGADAANPAAIARLYQAKGRPAFNPLIVHVGDLAAARRIARFDPMATLLAEAFWPGPLTLVLPKAGDCPVADLATAGLETVAIRVPAHPVALAILRAFGGPVVAPSANLSGHVSPTTSAHVQGDLTGRIDLIVDGGPVAVGVESTIVGCFEQPMLLRPGGLPRAEIERVLGRALAQPPADPDADSGQPLAPGMLASHYAPRTKVRLNADRVEPGEALLAFGPATVPGSDGAAAIMNLSPRSNVDEAAANLFGYLRALDTKGARAIAVMPIPHHGLGEAINDRLRRAAVGRD, from the coding sequence GTGAATGTAGCCCTGAAAACGCGGATTCTGCCCGCCGGCGAGGCCGCCGTGGCCGCGGCGGCATCCTGCCTCGCCGAAGGCGGCCTGGTCGCCTTCCCGACCGAGACCGTCTACGGCCTCGGGGCTGACGCCGCCAACCCCGCCGCCATTGCCCGGCTCTACCAGGCCAAGGGCCGGCCGGCGTTCAATCCCCTGATTGTGCATGTCGGCGATCTCGCCGCCGCCCGGCGGATTGCCCGCTTTGATCCGATGGCCACCCTGCTGGCCGAGGCGTTCTGGCCGGGGCCGCTGACGCTGGTGCTGCCAAAAGCCGGCGATTGCCCGGTCGCCGATCTCGCCACCGCCGGGCTCGAGACCGTCGCGATCCGGGTTCCCGCCCACCCGGTGGCGCTGGCCATCCTGCGCGCCTTCGGCGGGCCGGTAGTGGCGCCGTCGGCCAATCTGTCGGGCCATGTCTCGCCGACCACATCGGCCCATGTGCAGGGCGACCTGACCGGGCGGATCGACCTGATCGTCGACGGCGGACCGGTCGCGGTCGGCGTCGAATCGACCATCGTCGGTTGCTTCGAGCAGCCGATGCTGCTGCGCCCGGGCGGCCTGCCCCGCGCCGAGATCGAGCGCGTGCTCGGCCGGGCGCTGGCGCAGCCGCCCGCCGATCCCGACGCCGACAGCGGACAACCGCTGGCGCCGGGCATGCTGGCCTCGCATTACGCGCCGCGCACGAAGGTCAGGCTCAATGCCGATAGAGTCGAGCCCGGCGAAGCGCTGCTGGCGTTCGGCCCGGCCACGGTGCCGGGCTCGGATGGGGCGGCCGCGATCATGAATCTGTCGCCTCGGAGCAATGTCGATGAGGCCGCCGCCAATCTTTTCGGTTATCTTCGTGCGCTCGACACCAAAGGCGCGCGCGCCATCGCGGTGATGCCGATCCCGCATCACGGCCTCGGCGAAGCCATCAACGACCGGCTGCGCCGCGCCGCGGTGGGACGGGACTGA
- a CDS encoding tyrosine-type recombinase/integrase gives MEDEGRRPFGQQMLRLCQIRCWPTRASAIATASPYPEQGRSFVDLDRGIFYCKQIGKRATKKRQTPAPSRLPTHMRRWARLKLIAECFVEFNGKPVSSVKKGFRSAVGLAGLNGNVTPHTLRHTAATRLMQRGVPVWEAAGFLGMSAEVLLGTYGHHHPDFLHGAANAITAKHRVSVVESVASLESARERRQNARK, from the coding sequence GTGGAAGATGAGGGTCGCCGCCCTTTCGGGCAGCAGATGCTTCGCCTTTGCCAAATAAGGTGCTGGCCGACACGCGCGAGCGCGATCGCCACGGCCTCGCCTTACCCGGAACAAGGTCGTTCGTTCGTCGACCTCGATCGCGGCATCTTTTACTGCAAGCAGATCGGCAAGCGGGCTACCAAGAAGCGCCAGACGCCGGCGCCGTCGCGCCTGCCGACCCACATGCGACGCTGGGCTCGGTTGAAATTGATCGCCGAATGCTTCGTCGAGTTCAACGGCAAGCCCGTCAGTTCGGTCAAGAAAGGCTTTAGGAGCGCGGTGGGGCTGGCGGGCCTGAACGGCAATGTGACCCCGCACACCTTGCGCCACACAGCGGCGACCCGGCTCATGCAGCGTGGTGTACCGGTATGGGAGGCCGCTGGCTTTCTTGGCATGTCTGCCGAGGTGCTGCTGGGCACTTATGGGCACCATCATCCCGACTTCCTGCACGGCGCAGCAAACGCCATTACAGCCAAGCACCGGGTTTCGGTGGTTGAATCGGTGGCTAGCCTTGAAAGCGCTCGGGAAAGAAGGCAAAACGCCCGAAAATGA
- a CDS encoding SOS response-associated peptidase codes for MCGRFIITSPPAAVRQIFGYLEQPNFPPRHNIAPTQPIPVVIVENGIRHFRLMRWGLLPAWVKDPRKFTLLINARSETAAEKPAFKNAIRRRRCLIPADGYYEWQAAEKCKRPHFIHRRDGQPMGLAGLAETWTGPNGEELDTVAIVTAPASADLAVLHHRVPVTIAPADFARWLDCRDDSAEGVMALLVAPQEGEFVWHEVSTRVNRVANDDAQLILPITAEERAAEAPKPAKKATPRKPVPAASDDGQGSLF; via the coding sequence ATGTGTGGACGCTTCATCATTACTTCCCCGCCGGCCGCCGTGCGGCAGATTTTCGGCTACCTCGAGCAGCCCAATTTCCCGCCAAGGCATAATATTGCGCCGACGCAACCTATACCTGTCGTGATCGTCGAAAACGGTATCAGGCATTTCCGGCTGATGCGCTGGGGCCTGCTGCCGGCCTGGGTCAAGGACCCCAGGAAATTCACGCTGCTGATCAATGCGCGCTCGGAAACCGCAGCGGAAAAACCGGCCTTCAAGAACGCCATCCGGCGGCGGCGCTGCCTGATCCCGGCCGACGGCTATTACGAATGGCAGGCGGCCGAGAAGTGCAAGCGGCCTCACTTCATCCATCGCCGCGACGGGCAGCCGATGGGTCTGGCGGGGCTGGCGGAAACCTGGACCGGGCCCAACGGCGAGGAGCTCGACACGGTGGCGATCGTCACGGCACCGGCGAGCGCCGATCTTGCGGTGCTGCATCACCGCGTGCCGGTGACCATCGCGCCCGCCGATTTCGCGCGTTGGCTGGATTGCCGCGACGACAGCGCGGAGGGCGTGATGGCGCTCTTGGTCGCGCCGCAAGAAGGCGAATTCGTCTGGCACGAGGTTTCGACACGGGTCAATCGCGTCGCCAATGACGACGCGCAACTGATCCTGCCGATCACCGCGGAGGAGCGGGCGGCGGAAGCGCCGAAACCCGCGAAGAAGGCCACCCCGCGCAAGCCGGTGCCGGCGGCGTCCGATGACGGGCAGGGGAGTCTGTTTTGA
- a CDS encoding alpha-ketoacid dehydrogenase subunit beta produces the protein MTELSLVQAVNAALRHAMNEDERVLVLGEDVGIDGGVFRATEGLFKTFGEQRVLDTPLAEASIAGVSIGLAVQGFHPVAEIQFTGFAYVCIDQILNHASRLRARTRGRLTCPMVLRSPAGGGIKAVEHHSESPEAMFAHIPGIKVVMPSSPALAYGLLLAAIRDPDPVVFLEPTRLYRAAREDVLDDGAGMPLGQCLTPRTGRDVTIVAWGAMIKEALEAADQLAAENIEAEVIDVATLKPLDSATILASVERTGRLVIAHEAPMTCGYGAEIAARVAGRAMTSLLAPIERVTGYDTMMPYARMEAQYLPKVGAILAAARRAMAFT, from the coding sequence ATGACCGAACTCAGCTTGGTGCAAGCAGTCAACGCCGCGCTCAGACACGCCATGAACGAGGACGAGCGTGTCTTGGTGCTGGGCGAGGACGTCGGCATTGACGGTGGGGTATTTCGCGCGACCGAAGGGCTGTTCAAGACTTTCGGCGAGCAGCGCGTGCTCGATACGCCACTGGCAGAGGCATCGATCGCTGGAGTATCGATCGGGCTCGCCGTTCAGGGATTTCATCCGGTGGCAGAGATCCAGTTTACCGGCTTCGCCTATGTATGCATCGACCAGATCCTCAATCACGCCTCTCGGCTGCGCGCGCGCACGCGCGGTCGCCTGACCTGTCCCATGGTGCTACGCTCACCGGCGGGCGGCGGGATCAAGGCGGTCGAGCATCATTCCGAAAGTCCCGAGGCCATGTTCGCGCATATCCCGGGCATCAAGGTGGTCATGCCGTCGTCGCCCGCGCTTGCCTACGGCCTGCTGCTGGCGGCCATCCGGGATCCCGATCCGGTCGTGTTCCTGGAACCCACCCGACTTTACCGCGCTGCAAGGGAGGACGTCTTGGATGATGGCGCCGGCATGCCGCTGGGCCAATGCCTCACGCCGCGCACGGGGCGAGACGTCACGATCGTGGCCTGGGGGGCGATGATTAAGGAAGCGCTCGAAGCCGCCGATCAACTGGCCGCGGAAAATATCGAGGCCGAGGTCATTGACGTCGCGACGTTGAAGCCGTTGGACAGTGCAACGATTCTAGCATCGGTGGAGCGCACCGGCCGTCTCGTTATCGCGCATGAGGCACCGATGACGTGTGGATACGGCGCCGAGATCGCCGCTCGCGTCGCCGGTCGGGCAATGACCAGCCTGCTTGCGCCGATCGAGCGGGTGACCGGCTATGATACAATGATGCCTTATGCGCGCATGGAAGCGCAATACCTGCCCAAAGTCGGCGCAATCCTGGCGGCGGCGCGCCGCGCGATGGCTTTCACATGA
- a CDS encoding GNAT family acetyltransferase: protein MALTESAPALSITAIEDADIAEVIALWQRCNLTRPWNDPAADIALARKGSNAAVLVGRDGSAIVATAMVGHDGHRGWVYYVATDPDRRGKGYGRTIMKAAEDWLRERGIEKLMLMVRADNAQVHAFYQSLGFLEQERVIYARWLDGREPTP from the coding sequence GTGGCGCTGACGGAATCCGCCCCTGCCCTGTCGATCACGGCGATCGAGGACGCCGATATCGCTGAGGTGATCGCGCTATGGCAGCGCTGCAATTTGACGCGGCCGTGGAACGATCCCGCCGCCGATATCGCGCTGGCGCGCAAAGGGAGCAATGCGGCGGTGCTGGTCGGCCGCGACGGCAGCGCCATCGTCGCCACGGCGATGGTCGGCCATGACGGCCACCGCGGCTGGGTCTATTACGTCGCCACCGACCCGGACCGGCGCGGCAAGGGCTATGGCCGCACCATCATGAAGGCGGCCGAGGACTGGCTGCGCGAACGCGGCATTGAAAAACTGATGCTGATGGTACGCGCCGACAACGCCCAGGTTCATGCATTCTACCAGTCGCTCGGTTTTCTCGAGCAGGAACGCGTCATCTACGCCAGATGGCTCGACGGCCGCGAGCCGACGCCGTAA
- a CDS encoding NUDIX hydrolase, protein MTSPAQPSHPQLAVSAAIFRDGKILLVRRAKSPAKGFYSLPGGRVEFGETLHAALHREVNEETGLKIEIAGLAGWREVVPGTSGGGHYLIMSFAARWTAGEPVMNHEHDDFRWLAPDALGDLKVTGGLDEIIRSARALLGA, encoded by the coding sequence GTGACGTCCCCGGCCCAGCCCTCGCATCCGCAGCTCGCCGTCAGCGCGGCGATCTTCCGCGACGGCAAGATCCTCCTGGTGCGGCGGGCAAAGTCCCCGGCCAAGGGCTTCTATTCCCTGCCCGGCGGCCGGGTCGAATTCGGCGAGACGCTGCACGCGGCGCTGCATCGCGAGGTCAACGAGGAAACCGGGCTGAAAATCGAGATTGCCGGGCTCGCCGGATGGCGCGAAGTGGTGCCGGGAACCTCCGGCGGCGGCCATTATCTCATCATGTCGTTCGCGGCGCGCTGGACCGCGGGCGAGCCGGTCATGAACCACGAACACGACGATTTCAGGTGGCTGGCGCCGGATGCGCTCGGCGATCTCAAGGTCACCGGGGGCCTGGATGAGATCATCCGGTCGGCCAGGGCCCTGCTCGGGGCCTGA
- a CDS encoding dihydrolipoamide acetyltransferase family protein: protein MSRFVLPDLGEGLLEAEIVSWHVAQGDHVVVDQPLLAVETEKAVVEIPSPQAGHIARLLAKAGERVKVGEALLEFEEGPHAEAGTVVGQLAEPAPAAKAAAGAHAPGTIRATPAVRARARELGIDLARVTPTGPGSTVTVSDVQAAAAGAGQASAPLRGARGTMAANMARAWREVVHATIQDEADIEAWPPSEDMTGRLIRALIAGCKAEPFLNASYDAASMSLLENPAIDLGLAIDSPDGLFVPVLRDTARETPQGWRLQVDAFKRGVQARSLTPADLRGATITLSNFGSIAGRHASLIVMPPQVAILGVGRAVALPVRGADGGVALHRALPLSLTFDHRAVTGGMAARFLRAVIADLESKI from the coding sequence ATGAGCAGGTTCGTACTCCCCGATCTCGGCGAGGGATTGCTGGAAGCTGAGATCGTCAGTTGGCACGTGGCGCAAGGCGATCACGTCGTGGTCGATCAACCATTGCTGGCGGTCGAAACCGAAAAGGCGGTGGTGGAAATTCCATCGCCGCAGGCGGGCCACATCGCGAGGCTGCTGGCTAAGGCTGGCGAACGGGTAAAAGTCGGCGAAGCCTTGCTTGAATTCGAGGAAGGCCCGCATGCCGAAGCCGGCACCGTCGTGGGACAGCTGGCCGAGCCGGCACCGGCAGCCAAGGCCGCAGCCGGTGCGCATGCGCCAGGCACCATACGGGCGACGCCCGCGGTGCGGGCTCGCGCCCGCGAGCTTGGCATCGACCTCGCGCGCGTGACGCCGACGGGTCCAGGCAGCACCGTGACCGTATCCGACGTCCAGGCTGCGGCGGCGGGCGCCGGTCAAGCGTCTGCGCCCTTGCGAGGCGCGCGGGGGACCATGGCCGCCAACATGGCGCGAGCTTGGCGTGAGGTCGTGCATGCGACCATCCAGGACGAAGCCGACATCGAGGCCTGGCCACCAAGCGAAGATATGACAGGCCGGCTGATAAGGGCGCTGATTGCCGGCTGCAAGGCCGAGCCCTTCCTGAACGCCAGCTATGATGCAGCCTCAATGTCGCTGCTAGAAAATCCCGCAATCGATCTCGGGCTCGCGATCGACAGTCCCGACGGGCTGTTTGTCCCGGTGCTGCGGGACACGGCACGCGAAACGCCGCAGGGCTGGCGCCTGCAAGTCGACGCGTTCAAGCGTGGCGTACAGGCGCGGAGCCTGACGCCTGCCGATCTGCGCGGTGCGACCATCACGCTGTCGAATTTCGGTTCGATCGCCGGCCGCCATGCGTCGCTGATCGTGATGCCGCCACAGGTGGCCATCCTTGGCGTCGGCCGGGCCGTCGCGCTGCCGGTCCGGGGCGCCGACGGCGGTGTCGCCCTGCATCGCGCCTTACCGCTGTCGTTGACCTTCGATCACCGCGCCGTCACCGGCGGCATGGCGGCGCGCTTCCTGCGCGCGGTGATCGCCGATCTCGAAAGCAAAATATGA
- a CDS encoding NUDIX domain-containing protein translates to MTISDRIRVKNVRVLSDNHYTLKTTTFEFRRANGEWQTQHRETYDRGNGATLLPYNLAQRTVVLVRQFRYPAYVNGHDDLLIEAAAGLLDNESPENRIRAEAEEETGYRLGDIKKVFEAFMSPGSVTEKLHFFVAEYQPHMKIGSGGGIADEGEDIEVLELPIDQALDMIGDGRIADAKTIMLLQYAALNIFR, encoded by the coding sequence ATGACCATTTCCGACCGCATCCGCGTCAAGAACGTCCGCGTGCTCTCCGACAACCATTACACGTTGAAGACCACCACCTTCGAATTCCGCCGCGCCAACGGCGAATGGCAGACGCAGCATCGCGAAACCTACGACCGCGGCAATGGCGCGACGCTGCTGCCGTATAATCTGGCACAGCGCACGGTGGTGCTGGTGCGGCAGTTCCGCTATCCGGCCTATGTCAACGGCCACGACGATCTCCTGATCGAGGCTGCCGCCGGCCTGCTCGATAATGAATCGCCGGAGAACCGGATCCGCGCCGAGGCGGAAGAGGAAACCGGCTACCGGCTCGGCGATATCAAGAAGGTGTTCGAAGCCTTCATGAGCCCCGGCTCGGTGACCGAGAAGCTGCACTTCTTCGTCGCTGAGTATCAGCCGCACATGAAGATCGGCAGCGGCGGCGGCATCGCTGACGAAGGCGAGGACATCGAGGTGCTGGAGCTTCCGATCGATCAGGCGCTCGACATGATCGGCGACGGCCGCATTGCGGATGCCAAGACCATCATGCTGCTGCAATATGCGGCGCTGAATATTTTTCGCTGA
- a CDS encoding aspartate/glutamate racemase family protein, giving the protein MRIALIHALKHSIEPIEASFARLWPHATLMNLLDDSLSADLKRDGRLTEAMTERFLSLGRYAASTGVDAILFTCSAFGPCIEAVARAHAPMPVLKPNEAMIEQAVAKGRRIGLLSTFAPTLVSMPPEFPASVEIVPKLAEGALEALDHGDRVGHDRLVVEASRDLRGCDLIALAQYSMAPAAELVAAASGRPVLTTPDSAVAKLKQLLGVAG; this is encoded by the coding sequence ATGCGTATCGCACTGATCCACGCCCTGAAGCATTCGATTGAGCCGATCGAGGCCTCGTTCGCCCGGCTGTGGCCGCACGCAACTTTGATGAACCTGCTCGACGACAGCCTGTCGGCCGATCTCAAGCGTGACGGGCGCCTCACCGAGGCGATGACGGAGCGCTTCCTGTCGCTCGGGCGCTATGCGGCCTCGACCGGCGTCGACGCGATCCTGTTCACCTGCTCGGCCTTCGGCCCCTGCATCGAGGCGGTGGCGCGCGCGCACGCACCGATGCCGGTGCTCAAGCCCAATGAAGCGATGATCGAGCAGGCCGTTGCGAAGGGCCGCAGGATCGGACTGCTCTCGACGTTTGCGCCGACGCTGGTGTCGATGCCGCCGGAATTTCCAGCTTCCGTGGAGATCGTGCCGAAGCTGGCGGAAGGTGCGCTCGAAGCGCTGGATCACGGCGACCGCGTCGGGCACGATCGCCTGGTCGTGGAAGCCTCACGCGATTTACGGGGCTGCGACCTGATCGCGCTCGCGCAATACAGTATGGCGCCGGCGGCCGAGCTGGTGGCCGCGGCGTCGGGCCGGCCGGTGCTCACCACGCCGGACAGCGCGGTCGCGAAGCTGAAGCAGTTGCTCGGCGTTGCCGGGTGA
- a CDS encoding Glu/Leu/Phe/Val family dehydrogenase, translating into MEDMFRFADDFGPTRIIHICRPSLALKAIVVIDNIACGTAIGGVRMAPDVSVEECFRLARAMTWKSAAAGLPHGGGKSVIFGNPHMAEVAKEQLIRAFAGHIQDITDYIPGPDMGTDEQCMAWVKDEIGRAVGLPSALGGIPLDQIGATGFGLAACVEVAREFIGLDLKGARIAVQGFGAVGKHAARFLAQKGALLVATSDTGGTLTDPLGLDVGALIALKESGRSLHYHDTGSKLAADAILDIDCDIWIPAARPDVVRADNVSRLRTRLMVQGANIPCTPEAERALHERGVLVVPDFIANAGGVICASVEHRGGTQRAAFDYIDERIRSNVSAVLEESQRHKALPRAAAIALAERRVRAAMKTRRWR; encoded by the coding sequence ATGGAAGACATGTTTCGATTCGCGGACGACTTCGGGCCCACCCGAATCATCCATATTTGCCGGCCCAGCCTTGCACTGAAAGCCATTGTCGTCATCGACAATATCGCTTGCGGCACGGCCATAGGTGGCGTCCGAATGGCGCCCGATGTATCGGTCGAGGAATGCTTCCGGCTCGCGCGTGCAATGACATGGAAAAGCGCTGCCGCCGGCCTACCGCACGGTGGGGGCAAGTCGGTCATCTTCGGCAACCCGCACATGGCCGAGGTGGCGAAAGAACAACTGATCCGCGCCTTCGCCGGCCACATCCAGGATATCACCGATTACATCCCCGGGCCGGACATGGGCACGGACGAACAATGCATGGCGTGGGTCAAGGACGAAATCGGTCGAGCCGTCGGCTTGCCAAGCGCTCTCGGTGGAATTCCACTCGATCAGATCGGCGCAACCGGATTCGGGCTGGCAGCATGTGTCGAGGTTGCCAGGGAATTTATCGGTCTCGACTTGAAAGGAGCGCGCATCGCCGTGCAGGGGTTCGGCGCTGTCGGCAAACACGCAGCGCGCTTCCTTGCCCAGAAGGGCGCCCTCCTTGTCGCTACGAGCGACACAGGTGGAACATTGACCGACCCATTGGGGCTCGACGTTGGCGCGCTGATTGCCCTTAAGGAGTCGGGGCGATCGTTGCACTATCATGACACTGGCTCGAAGCTGGCTGCCGATGCAATCCTCGATATTGACTGCGACATATGGATACCGGCGGCGCGACCCGATGTGGTGCGCGCTGACAATGTTTCACGGCTACGGACCCGTTTGATGGTGCAAGGTGCCAATATCCCCTGCACGCCGGAAGCTGAGCGAGCGCTGCATGAGCGCGGAGTGCTGGTGGTTCCAGATTTCATCGCGAACGCCGGTGGTGTGATCTGTGCCTCGGTAGAGCATCGGGGCGGTACGCAGCGCGCGGCCTTTGACTATATCGATGAGCGAATTCGCTCCAATGTCTCGGCGGTCCTGGAAGAAAGTCAACGCCACAAGGCGCTTCCGCGCGCTGCAGCCATCGCGCTTGCCGAGCGCCGAGTGCGAGCAGCCATGAAAACGCGGCGTTGGCGCTGA